In Priestia megaterium NBRC 15308 = ATCC 14581, the following proteins share a genomic window:
- a CDS encoding GNAT family N-acetyltransferase, which translates to MIERFSEKDIKDLLVLSKLEKWDYSEADLHTIFSSGDVFGHRNEKGNIVSSLAVVLYKNQSAFIGMVIVRRDYRKQGLAWQLMKHCLQTLCPEVNAYLIATKEGEHLYKKAGFKTVDYVSKYISSEYIPRAFKASDFYTRSLARRDFKEVVNLDEEAFGDNRKLFLKSRIQQAEKAVVLQNEQNKMTGYGLAVRTPSNIVIGPVVAPNAEAAMLIIDELAKNYKEKLRIDLSSPEETLKKLVENHGFQLQDEPPVMAYGVNPLPARQGNLFAIAAQAFG; encoded by the coding sequence ATGATAGAAAGATTTAGTGAAAAAGACATAAAGGATTTGCTAGTGCTATCTAAGTTGGAAAAATGGGATTATAGCGAAGCAGATTTACATACGATTTTTTCATCTGGAGACGTATTTGGGCATAGAAATGAGAAAGGTAACATTGTATCAAGCTTAGCAGTAGTTTTGTATAAAAATCAGTCAGCTTTTATAGGAATGGTAATTGTGAGAAGAGATTACCGAAAACAAGGGTTAGCCTGGCAGCTCATGAAGCACTGTTTGCAAACTCTTTGCCCTGAAGTGAATGCCTACTTAATTGCGACAAAAGAAGGTGAGCACTTATATAAAAAAGCAGGGTTTAAAACTGTGGACTATGTAAGTAAATATATAAGCAGTGAATACATACCCAGAGCATTTAAAGCTTCAGATTTTTATACACGATCCTTAGCGAGAAGGGACTTCAAAGAGGTTGTAAATCTTGATGAAGAAGCATTTGGAGATAATAGAAAGTTATTTTTGAAAAGTAGGATTCAGCAAGCTGAAAAAGCAGTTGTCCTACAAAACGAACAAAATAAAATGACGGGTTATGGTTTAGCGGTTCGTACCCCGAGCAATATCGTGATTGGGCCGGTAGTTGCTCCAAACGCTGAAGCAGCAATGCTGATAATTGATGAACTAGCGAAGAATTACAAAGAAAAGCTGAGAATTGACCTGTCTTCTCCTGAGGAAACGTTAAAAAAACTTGTGGAAAATCACGGATTTCAGCTTCAAGATGAGCCTCCTGTTATGGCGTATGGTGTCAATCCCCTACCTGCTAGGCAGGGCAATCTTTTTGCTATAGCAGCTCAGGCATTTGGATAA
- the alaP gene encoding alanine permease AlaP yields MQGKTQGKELKRGLEERHVTLMSLGAAIGVGLFLGSASAIKLAGPGILLAYGFSGMIMFFIMRALGEMAIQKPVAGSFSKYARDYLGPLAGYLTGWNYWFLWVVTCMAEITAVGIYMGYWYPDVPNWIWALSALVIMTTVNFLAVKAYGELEFWFALIKILAIVLMIAVGLLMIVFGIGNGGVATGIKNLWDNGGLFPNGFKGILLSLQMVMFAYLGIEMIGVTAGEVKNPEKSLARAIDSVFWRILIFYVGALFVIMSIYPWQEIGSQGSPFVLTFEKIGIPAAAGIINFVVLTAALSSCNSGIFSTGRMLFNLAEHGEAPKGYGQLTKGGVPGKAVLASAGALLVGVALNYIVPAKVFTWVTSIATFGAIWTWGIILLSQIKYRKTLKTGEEAKLKYKMPLFPLTSYVSLAFLALVVVLMAYNPDTRIAVVIGPLWFIGLIIAYYAKGFHKRSQGSAAAEQKLVK; encoded by the coding sequence ATGCAGGGGAAAACTCAGGGGAAAGAATTGAAACGCGGGTTAGAAGAAAGACATGTGACGCTGATGTCCTTAGGAGCAGCCATAGGGGTAGGACTGTTTCTTGGATCTGCATCTGCTATTAAATTAGCAGGGCCAGGAATATTATTGGCGTACGGATTTAGCGGAATGATTATGTTTTTTATTATGAGAGCACTTGGAGAAATGGCGATTCAAAAACCTGTTGCAGGTTCATTCAGCAAGTACGCACGCGACTACTTAGGGCCGCTTGCTGGTTATTTAACAGGTTGGAACTACTGGTTTTTATGGGTTGTAACATGTATGGCTGAAATTACAGCCGTTGGTATTTATATGGGGTATTGGTATCCGGATGTACCAAACTGGATTTGGGCGTTATCGGCGCTTGTCATCATGACAACGGTTAACTTCTTAGCTGTTAAGGCATATGGTGAACTGGAATTTTGGTTTGCGCTTATTAAAATTTTAGCGATTGTATTAATGATTGCCGTTGGATTATTAATGATTGTGTTTGGAATCGGCAACGGCGGCGTTGCGACTGGTATCAAAAACTTGTGGGACAACGGCGGACTGTTCCCGAACGGATTCAAAGGTATTTTGCTGTCGCTGCAAATGGTTATGTTTGCGTATTTAGGAATTGAAATGATCGGCGTTACCGCGGGAGAAGTGAAAAATCCGGAAAAATCTCTAGCAAGAGCGATTGATTCTGTCTTTTGGCGTATTCTTATTTTCTACGTCGGAGCGTTATTTGTCATTATGTCGATTTATCCGTGGCAAGAAATCGGTTCACAGGGAAGCCCGTTTGTATTAACATTTGAAAAAATCGGCATTCCAGCGGCGGCTGGTATCATTAACTTTGTTGTACTAACAGCAGCTCTTTCTTCTTGTAACAGCGGTATTTTTAGTACAGGCCGTATGCTGTTTAACTTAGCAGAACATGGAGAAGCACCAAAAGGATACGGTCAGCTTACAAAAGGCGGCGTACCGGGAAAAGCTGTTTTAGCATCAGCGGGTGCGCTATTAGTCGGAGTAGCGTTAAACTACATTGTGCCTGCCAAAGTATTTACGTGGGTAACAAGTATTGCAACATTCGGTGCGATTTGGACATGGGGAATTATTTTGCTTTCTCAAATTAAATATCGCAAAACGTTAAAAACAGGTGAAGAGGCAAAACTGAAATATAAAATGCCTTTATTTCCGTTAACATCTTATGTGTCACTTGCGTTCCTAGCGCTAGTGGTGGTTTTGATGGCATATAATCCAGATACAAGAATTGCAGTTGTCATCGGACCATTATGGTTTATCGGTCTTATTATCGCGTACTACGCAAAAGGATTCCATAAACGAAGTCAAGGTTCAGCTGCAGCTGAGCAAAAGCTAGTAAAATAA
- a CDS encoding glycosyltransferase family 2 protein, with protein MNRPILTIVVPCYNEEEVFTETSFQLTTVVKELINERLVSSESTILFVDDGSKDSTWSLIEKESCSNLFVKGLKLARNVGHQNALLAGLEAAHKQSDCVISIDADLQDDISVIRTFIEKYWLGYEVVYGVRDSRETDTFFKRTTAVGFYRVMNKLGIQLVQNHADFRLMSKRALGELMKYKEGNVFLRGLVPLVGFRSTEVTYDRKERTAGESKYPLKKMLAFAFDGITSFSVAPIRLLTLLGGASFLFSIAFGIYALIQKYLDHTQIGWTSLILSIWLVGGLQLMGMGLVGEYIGKIFNEVKQRPKYAIERDLYTKHSLDTQKDLLMH; from the coding sequence ATGAACAGACCTATTTTAACGATTGTTGTTCCATGTTACAACGAAGAAGAAGTATTCACAGAAACATCTTTTCAATTAACTACTGTAGTAAAAGAACTGATAAATGAACGTCTTGTATCAAGTGAAAGTACCATTTTATTTGTAGACGATGGAAGCAAAGACAGCACGTGGTCGCTTATTGAAAAAGAAAGCTGCAGCAATTTGTTTGTAAAAGGGTTAAAGCTAGCGCGGAATGTAGGACATCAAAATGCTTTGCTCGCAGGACTAGAAGCAGCCCATAAGCAATCCGACTGCGTCATTTCCATTGACGCAGATTTGCAAGATGATATCAGTGTTATTCGTACTTTTATAGAGAAATATTGGCTCGGGTATGAAGTCGTATATGGTGTTCGAGACAGCAGAGAAACCGATACATTTTTTAAACGAACCACGGCAGTAGGGTTTTACCGTGTTATGAATAAGCTAGGAATTCAGCTCGTTCAAAATCACGCCGATTTTCGTCTCATGAGCAAACGTGCTCTTGGTGAACTTATGAAATATAAAGAAGGCAACGTCTTTTTGCGAGGCCTTGTACCATTAGTAGGATTTCGCTCCACGGAAGTCACATATGACCGCAAAGAACGGACAGCGGGCGAATCAAAATATCCGTTAAAGAAAATGCTTGCTTTTGCATTTGATGGAATTACATCTTTTAGCGTAGCGCCAATACGCCTATTAACGCTGCTTGGAGGAGCTTCTTTTCTCTTTAGTATTGCGTTTGGTATTTACGCGCTGATTCAAAAATATTTAGATCATACGCAAATTGGCTGGACGTCTCTTATTTTATCAATTTGGCTTGTAGGCGGCCTGCAGCTGATGGGAATGGGTCTTGTCGGAGAATACATTGGCAAGATTTTTAACGAAGTGAAACAGCGTCCTAAATATGCGATTGAAAGAGATTTATATACAAAACACTCATTAGACACACAAAAAGATTTGCTTATGCATTAA
- a CDS encoding membrane protein, with protein sequence MKVKRKLFGLWTGELTSALLFAALWVGYLNGFSHLAFYLTTFSGVYAFIILEFILFQGSLYWFMKWRQVRRKEDSHLPSSYIQLFLLLKKMNKILLGIGLGVFVYHCINYGLKGLVFFLGLYAFAWIEYINYYVIRLSYQSPSEIKEFFEQKGFKRSILAREIDKNQRV encoded by the coding sequence ATGAAAGTAAAGCGCAAATTATTTGGCTTATGGACAGGAGAGCTTACGTCAGCTTTACTGTTTGCTGCACTGTGGGTAGGGTACTTAAATGGGTTTTCTCATCTAGCTTTTTATTTAACAACGTTTTCAGGTGTGTATGCTTTTATTATACTTGAGTTTATCTTGTTTCAAGGAAGCTTGTACTGGTTTATGAAATGGAGGCAAGTGAGACGAAAAGAAGATTCTCATTTGCCCTCCAGCTACATTCAGTTGTTTCTGCTTTTAAAAAAAATGAATAAAATTCTTCTTGGGATAGGTCTAGGTGTATTCGTCTATCACTGTATAAACTACGGATTAAAAGGGCTGGTATTTTTTCTTGGCCTTTACGCGTTTGCTTGGATTGAATATATTAACTACTACGTGATTAGACTTTCTTATCAAAGTCCAAGTGAAATCAAAGAGTTTTTTGAGCAAAAAGGCTTTAAACGGTCTATTTTAGCGAGAGAAATAGATAAAAATCAGCGCGTTTGA
- a CDS encoding class I SAM-dependent methyltransferase: MDKIIDYYSRFDEWGRLEREPIEFQVNWHFIEKHLPPSGHILDNGAGPGRYALKLAENGYELTLTDLTPHLVQTAKEKALERQVYNAFRDFHVADARNLQCCLDEQFHAALMLGPMYHLQKKQDRIQAVRELYRVTKPGGTVFISFMPRVQHVISSLTSPERLKPNNTAKALHDFYESGCFDHAEEGRFTHAYYANIEDIIPFLKKHGFQCIELIASNVASSVNSEEWTYWKEKYPEEMDSIVQLLIQQASSSYHLGLSSHLLYIGRKH, translated from the coding sequence GTGGATAAAATTATCGATTATTACAGCAGATTTGATGAGTGGGGAAGATTAGAACGGGAGCCTATTGAGTTTCAAGTAAACTGGCATTTTATCGAAAAACACCTTCCTCCCAGCGGACATATCTTAGATAACGGTGCTGGACCTGGAAGATATGCCTTAAAACTAGCAGAAAACGGCTACGAATTAACTCTAACTGATTTGACGCCTCATTTAGTTCAAACAGCTAAGGAAAAGGCTTTAGAACGGCAAGTATACAATGCATTTCGTGATTTTCACGTGGCAGATGCTCGGAATCTTCAATGTTGTCTGGATGAACAATTTCATGCGGCACTAATGCTTGGACCAATGTATCATTTGCAGAAGAAACAAGATCGCATTCAAGCTGTCCGAGAGCTGTATCGAGTCACAAAGCCAGGCGGAACTGTCTTTATTTCGTTTATGCCGCGCGTCCAGCACGTCATTTCTTCTTTAACATCCCCGGAGCGTTTAAAACCAAACAACACGGCAAAAGCGCTTCATGATTTTTATGAATCAGGCTGCTTTGATCATGCCGAAGAAGGCCGGTTTACTCACGCTTATTATGCTAATATTGAGGATATTATTCCTTTTTTAAAGAAGCATGGATTTCAATGCATTGAGCTGATTGCCTCTAACGTTGCTTCGTCCGTTAATTCTGAGGAATGGACTTACTGGAAAGAAAAGTATCCTGAAGAAATGGACAGCATCGTTCAACTGCTTATCCAACAAGCATCAAGTTCTTATCACCTTGGACTTTCTTCTCATTTACTCTATATCGGACGGAAGCACTAA
- a CDS encoding PLP-dependent aminotransferase family protein, giving the protein MLELMPLLDKRKADPLYMQLYTYIKKQIQKGTIPPHEKLPSKRKLALHLSISQNTVEAAYIQLEAEGYIEILARKGAFVKEIKNEVVLQELPPISVSLQQEDQKSTALDFSHGKIDVEKFPYNTWKKLTVQAIYHDESHLFYSGHPQGELLLRQEIAAYLYHSRGVRCTAEQIVIGAGTQYLMWLLSVILGKEKIIGFENPGFHRTRHVFQEQGMSIVPVSLDSSGLKVKELKESEADAVYITPSHQFPIGMVMPIARRLELLEWAKEANGYIIEDDYDGEFRYKGKPIPALQGLDQDDRVIYTGTFSKSLMPSLRISYAVLPHRLLTRYVKHCGLFKQPVSRLHQHTLFLFMKEGHWERHLNKMRTAYRKKQSLLLDCLTTIMGGSIDIVGEHSGLHILLKVKNGMSEQKLIEAAAEQKVTIYPTSIYYHSADENKTPYVLLGFAGLSDEEIKTGVNLLFKAWFEQ; this is encoded by the coding sequence ATGTTAGAGTTGATGCCTTTGCTTGATAAAAGAAAAGCAGATCCCTTATACATGCAGCTTTACACCTACATAAAAAAACAAATTCAAAAAGGTACCATTCCGCCTCATGAAAAACTGCCTTCTAAACGAAAGTTAGCTCTTCATTTAAGCATTAGCCAAAATACGGTTGAAGCAGCTTATATACAGTTAGAAGCAGAAGGCTATATTGAGATACTAGCCAGGAAAGGAGCGTTTGTAAAAGAGATAAAAAATGAAGTCGTGCTTCAAGAACTGCCTCCTATCTCTGTATCTCTGCAACAAGAAGATCAAAAATCAACTGCCCTTGATTTTAGCCATGGAAAGATAGACGTAGAAAAATTTCCGTATAATACGTGGAAAAAGCTAACGGTTCAAGCTATTTATCATGATGAAAGCCATCTTTTTTATAGCGGACATCCGCAGGGCGAACTGCTTCTTCGCCAAGAAATTGCAGCGTACCTTTACCACTCAAGGGGAGTGCGCTGCACAGCGGAGCAAATTGTGATAGGTGCAGGTACACAGTACCTGATGTGGCTGCTTTCTGTCATTCTGGGAAAAGAAAAGATAATTGGGTTCGAAAACCCAGGCTTTCACCGAACGAGGCACGTTTTTCAAGAACAAGGCATGTCGATCGTCCCTGTTTCTCTTGATAGTTCTGGCTTGAAAGTCAAGGAACTGAAAGAAAGCGAAGCGGATGCGGTGTACATTACGCCATCTCATCAATTTCCTATTGGTATGGTCATGCCGATAGCAAGAAGGCTTGAACTACTAGAGTGGGCGAAGGAAGCGAACGGCTATATTATAGAAGATGACTATGACGGAGAATTTCGCTATAAAGGAAAACCGATTCCGGCACTTCAAGGATTAGATCAAGACGATCGTGTTATTTATACGGGGACGTTTTCAAAATCATTGATGCCTTCTCTTCGAATAAGTTATGCCGTGCTGCCACACCGGCTTCTTACAAGATATGTGAAGCACTGTGGACTTTTTAAACAGCCTGTTTCAAGACTTCATCAGCATACGCTTTTTCTGTTTATGAAAGAAGGACACTGGGAACGTCACTTGAATAAAATGAGAACAGCATACCGCAAAAAACAATCGCTGCTGCTAGATTGTTTGACTACTATTATGGGAGGAAGTATAGATATTGTTGGAGAACATTCTGGCTTGCATATCCTTCTTAAGGTAAAAAACGGAATGAGTGAACAGAAACTAATTGAAGCAGCTGCCGAGCAAAAAGTAACGATTTATCCAACGTCTATTTATTATCATAGTGCCGATGAAAACAAGACGCCCTATGTATTGCTTGGATTTGCGGGATTGTCTGATGAAGAAATAAAAACAGGTGTAAACCTGCTGTTTAAAGCTTGGTTTGAACAGTAA
- a CDS encoding DUF1540 domain-containing protein has product MAQGVLCEVNECMYWKSGNKCSAESIYVVSPESSHHVSETEEPGCKTFEPAR; this is encoded by the coding sequence GTGGCCCAAGGTGTATTATGTGAAGTGAATGAGTGCATGTATTGGAAATCCGGAAATAAATGCAGTGCAGAGTCCATTTACGTTGTGAGTCCTGAAAGTAGTCACCATGTTTCTGAAACGGAAGAACCTGGCTGTAAAACTTTTGAACCCGCGAGATAA
- a CDS encoding poly-gamma-glutamate hydrolase family protein: MNRLFKWSASTLLCLMYCFLIPLPSYASGDSYSSYAELQQYEILHQDYDIRYEQRFSYLSIMAIHGGGIEPGTSEVATELADRFSASYYLFEGIKSTNNGVLHITSENFDEPIARGMAQQSMSVMTIHGYSGSQPIVYVGGKNQLYKELVKQSLRKHGFTVRDAPSDIAGTSEQNIVNDNLLKAGVQLELTAELRKSFFVNHDWSRNNRMNVTPLFHTFMTSLQEASSSYQTFLYFQVH, encoded by the coding sequence ATGAACCGTTTATTCAAATGGAGTGCGAGCACTTTGCTATGTTTGATGTACTGCTTTTTGATTCCCCTTCCTTCTTATGCAAGCGGTGACTCTTACTCTTCCTATGCAGAACTGCAGCAGTACGAGATTCTCCATCAAGACTATGATATTCGCTACGAACAGCGCTTTAGCTACCTATCCATTATGGCCATTCACGGCGGAGGAATTGAACCGGGCACATCAGAAGTCGCCACAGAACTCGCCGATCGCTTTTCCGCTTCTTATTATTTATTCGAAGGCATCAAGTCCACTAACAACGGAGTTCTGCACATAACCTCAGAAAATTTTGACGAACCGATTGCTAGAGGAATGGCTCAGCAAAGTATGTCCGTCATGACGATTCACGGCTATAGTGGTAGTCAGCCTATCGTATATGTAGGCGGAAAAAATCAGCTTTATAAAGAGCTGGTAAAGCAATCGCTGCGCAAACACGGCTTTACAGTCCGTGACGCCCCTTCTGATATAGCCGGAACAAGCGAGCAAAATATTGTGAACGATAATCTGCTAAAAGCCGGGGTACAGCTTGAACTCACAGCCGAACTAAGAAAATCATTTTTCGTAAACCACGACTGGTCGAGAAACAACCGCATGAATGTAACGCCGCTTTTCCATACATTTATGACTTCCTTACAAGAAGCATCTTCTTCCTATCAAACTTTCCTTTACTTTCAAGTTCACTAA
- a CDS encoding MgtC/SapB family protein: protein MTAAFISRLALSGLLGALVGLEREFRAKEAGFRTHFLVAVGSTLIMLISKYGFSDVLHQDHMALDPSRVAAQVVSGIGFLGAGMIIIQKQHIRGLTTAAGVWATSGIGLTIGAGMYTVGISATILVLIGLEILNVMFTSLSTHSILIKFRAANQEAIYELLDKIERENIMISSYEIHQDHHQGELLYFVEIKGKAKKKGNKVELIKSIHSMAHVLFIEIE from the coding sequence ATGACCGCAGCTTTTATTAGTCGTCTAGCTCTATCAGGTCTGTTAGGAGCTTTGGTTGGATTAGAAAGAGAATTTAGAGCAAAAGAAGCGGGCTTTCGCACTCATTTTTTAGTTGCTGTCGGTAGCACGCTAATTATGCTAATTTCGAAATATGGCTTTTCAGATGTGCTTCATCAAGATCATATGGCCCTTGATCCGAGCCGGGTTGCAGCACAAGTAGTAAGCGGTATTGGTTTTTTAGGAGCAGGTATGATTATTATCCAAAAGCAGCATATTAGAGGGCTCACAACAGCCGCAGGCGTATGGGCAACGTCGGGAATTGGTTTAACCATTGGGGCGGGTATGTATACAGTCGGCATTAGTGCAACTATATTGGTGCTGATTGGCTTAGAAATATTGAACGTGATGTTTACATCACTTTCTACTCATTCCATTTTAATTAAGTTTCGTGCAGCGAATCAAGAGGCTATTTATGAGCTCCTTGATAAGATTGAAAGGGAAAATATTATGATTTCATCCTATGAAATTCACCAGGATCATCATCAAGGTGAACTGCTCTATTTTGTTGAAATAAAAGGAAAAGCAAAAAAGAAAGGGAATAAAGTAGAATTGATTAAATCAATTCATTCTATGGCTCACGTGTTATTTATTGAAATTGAATAA
- a CDS encoding GNAT family N-acetyltransferase, with protein sequence MTITYKTNVLIRAEQAAEVFAHSGIKRPAQDLDRIQRMLDHASLTVTAWSDSELIGIARALTDFSYCCYLSDLAVVKDYQKQGIGTQLIKHVQSEIGEETALILLSAPSAMNYYPKVGFHQIDNGFKIDRIR encoded by the coding sequence ATGACTATCACTTATAAAACCAACGTCTTAATCCGTGCGGAACAAGCTGCTGAAGTATTTGCACATTCCGGTATTAAACGGCCTGCACAAGATCTTGATCGGATTCAAAGAATGCTTGATCACGCTTCTCTTACTGTCACCGCTTGGAGCGACAGCGAGCTCATTGGCATAGCCAGAGCGTTAACAGATTTTAGCTACTGCTGCTATTTATCGGATTTAGCTGTCGTAAAAGACTATCAAAAGCAAGGAATCGGCACACAGCTCATCAAGCACGTTCAATCAGAAATCGGTGAAGAAACCGCGCTTATTTTACTTTCCGCTCCTTCTGCTATGAACTACTATCCAAAAGTCGGATTTCATCAAATTGATAATGGGTTTAAAATTGATAGAATTCGGTAG
- a CDS encoding GNAT family N-acetyltransferase, translated as MIAKATEEELQEIRKKSADALFEGTMKQFHPSAERVNELIGSAFEKGCYYLVSRQENKLAGWVLIGPSTEFFSKEEIGFIYELYVVPEYRGQGLAKPLMQKAIDELSIKGYREIRLSVHAGNFAQHVYRELGFVDKQISMSFQVVKRP; from the coding sequence ATGATTGCAAAAGCTACTGAAGAAGAATTACAGGAAATTCGGAAGAAATCTGCTGATGCGCTGTTTGAAGGAACAATGAAGCAGTTTCATCCGTCAGCTGAACGCGTAAATGAACTAATTGGTAGTGCCTTTGAAAAAGGCTGTTATTATTTAGTTTCAAGACAAGAAAATAAACTCGCAGGCTGGGTTCTTATCGGCCCATCTACCGAGTTCTTTTCAAAAGAAGAAATTGGCTTTATCTACGAATTATATGTTGTACCCGAATACCGCGGGCAAGGTTTGGCCAAGCCGTTAATGCAAAAAGCAATTGATGAATTGTCTATCAAAGGATACCGTGAAATCAGACTCAGCGTTCATGCTGGGAATTTTGCACAGCATGTGTACCGTGAACTTGGATTTGTAGATAAACAAATATCAATGAGCTTCCAAGTGGTGAAACGTCCGTAA
- a CDS encoding DUF6044 family protein, whose protein sequence is MKKETAMNKEKTLLIIAFLLLLAYVSPMFLLGENSHIRVHDNLDSNITWYKVLHRSGELFGSSHAVLPQIINGLPRNTFGTEFSGIQWLYGLFPTMLAYSLSQTITRVFALIGMYLLLKKHFIKSEDAYAIRVLVSLAFALTPFWPSGMLSTLGQPLALWAFLTIRNREGTWKEWLTLLLLPFYASFVLGFFFFLTAMGMLWLRDAVKKRVWNIPFLSSIAAMTAVFLLIEYRLVDSLLFPEAPTSRNEFLSSTLSFGHSVRLAFKNYTLGHTHVMTLHTFVILPLSFIVLWIVARNQKEKLEKTFLQLFIFNLLLSMWYAFWFYKGWEPLKEKYQLFNTFNFARFHFLRPLIIYLMFAVGSYVLWKRGQAWKKFVWVCLVLQLLVLFIANPELYYRYNHEPSVKEFYAVHQFDEISRYIGKSKSSYRVASIGIHPSIAQYNGFYTLDTYNNFYPLTYKHEFRKIIAKELDKNKKLESYYDHWGNRCYVFVSELGKKYDYRKDSTKKIRHLQLNISQFKKMGGRYIFSAVPIENAERDGLHFLKAFNDKQSAWKVYVYEAK, encoded by the coding sequence ATGAAGAAAGAAACAGCTATGAATAAAGAAAAAACATTGCTTATTATCGCTTTCCTTTTGCTGCTTGCGTATGTATCTCCTATGTTTTTGCTCGGGGAAAATTCACATATACGCGTGCACGATAATTTAGACTCAAATATTACGTGGTATAAAGTTCTGCATCGAAGCGGAGAGCTGTTTGGCTCCAGTCATGCCGTATTACCTCAAATTATTAACGGATTGCCGAGGAATACATTTGGAACAGAATTTAGCGGTATTCAGTGGCTGTATGGTTTATTCCCGACTATGCTTGCGTACAGTCTCAGCCAAACGATCACGCGCGTATTTGCTTTAATTGGAATGTACTTATTATTAAAAAAGCATTTTATTAAAAGCGAGGATGCTTATGCGATTCGAGTGCTTGTATCACTTGCTTTTGCACTTACTCCTTTTTGGCCTTCAGGCATGCTGAGTACATTAGGACAGCCGCTGGCGCTGTGGGCGTTTTTAACCATTCGAAACCGCGAAGGAACGTGGAAGGAATGGCTTACTCTTTTATTGCTTCCGTTTTACGCAAGTTTTGTGCTAGGGTTTTTCTTCTTTTTAACGGCGATGGGAATGCTGTGGCTAAGAGATGCAGTTAAAAAACGAGTGTGGAATATTCCTTTTTTAAGCAGTATTGCAGCGATGACCGCTGTCTTTCTACTCATTGAATACCGCCTTGTTGATTCTCTTTTATTTCCGGAGGCCCCGACGAGTCGAAATGAATTTTTAAGCTCTACTCTAAGTTTCGGACATTCCGTTCGCCTTGCTTTTAAGAACTATACGCTTGGGCATACACATGTAATGACACTTCATACCTTTGTCATTTTGCCGCTTTCTTTTATTGTACTATGGATTGTTGCTCGCAATCAGAAAGAAAAGCTTGAAAAAACGTTTTTGCAGTTATTTATTTTTAATCTCCTACTGTCGATGTGGTATGCATTTTGGTTTTATAAAGGATGGGAGCCGCTAAAAGAAAAATATCAGCTTTTTAATACGTTTAACTTTGCTAGATTTCATTTTTTACGCCCTCTCATTATTTATTTGATGTTTGCAGTTGGCAGCTATGTCTTATGGAAACGGGGCCAGGCGTGGAAAAAGTTTGTGTGGGTGTGTTTGGTTTTACAGCTGCTTGTGTTATTTATAGCGAACCCTGAGCTTTATTATCGCTACAATCACGAGCCGTCAGTCAAAGAATTTTATGCTGTCCACCAATTCGATGAAATCAGCAGATATATAGGGAAATCTAAATCATCTTATCGGGTAGCAAGCATTGGGATTCATCCATCAATTGCTCAGTATAACGGCTTTTATACGCTAGATACGTATAACAACTTCTATCCGTTAACGTATAAACATGAGTTTCGCAAAATCATTGCCAAAGAGCTTGATAAAAATAAAAAGTTAGAAAGTTACTATGATCATTGGGGCAACCGCTGCTATGTGTTTGTTAGCGAGCTAGGGAAAAAATATGATTACCGAAAAGACTCAACGAAAAAAATCCGTCATTTGCAGCTTAATATCAGCCAATTTAAAAAAATGGGCGGTCGCTATATCTTTTCAGCTGTGCCAATCGAAAATGCTGAAAGGGACGGTTTGCACTTTTTAAAAGCGTTTAACGATAAACAGTCCGCTTGGAAAGTGTATGTATATGAAGCAAAGTAA
- a CDS encoding GtrA family protein yields the protein MKGSFVRFLVVGLVNTAVGLSIMYVLLHIFHHYWAATFIGNATGAVVSYVLNRIFTFKSGVHLSTSILRFILLIGVCYGLSYYIGLQFSSWLLHQLPAAVRPFKKDVGILIGTGLYTLLNYTGQKYFVFNTKKEAVVVHD from the coding sequence ATGAAAGGATCTTTTGTACGTTTTTTAGTAGTGGGACTGGTCAATACAGCAGTAGGTCTTTCCATTATGTATGTGCTGCTTCATATTTTTCATCATTACTGGGCAGCAACGTTTATCGGAAACGCAACAGGAGCAGTCGTCAGCTACGTGTTAAATCGAATATTTACGTTTAAAAGCGGAGTTCATTTATCTACAAGCATACTGCGTTTTATTTTGCTTATCGGCGTTTGCTACGGCTTGTCTTACTATATTGGACTGCAGTTCTCCAGCTGGTTATTGCATCAACTTCCTGCTGCTGTGCGTCCGTTCAAAAAAGATGTCGGTATATTAATTGGAACAGGTCTGTATACGCTTTTAAATTATACGGGTCAAAAATACTTTGTATTTAATACAAAAAAAGAAGCAGTCGTCGTACACGATTAG